In Phaseolus vulgaris cultivar G19833 chromosome 7, P. vulgaris v2.0, whole genome shotgun sequence, the genomic stretch TCTGATAAGAATAATCAAGGTTGTCTTGCATTACGCCCTTCCAAATTAAACTACTCATTCTTACCATCTATTTTGCTATTCTTTGCAGCATCAGTCGCATCTACACCTCAGAATAATTCTGTTATTCAGCCCCAAAATCAAACACTCAGCATCGACCACAACATGAAGCTAAATTGGAATAAAAGAATTCAAGTATTGTTACCGTTTTCTTCCATAATTCTATCACACTCTTTGCTTGCTTTCTCATGACACTACATATCCCAAAGGTGAAAAGCACCATCGCAGCAACAATAGGGATAACAAATGTAAGAATCACTTCAACATCACTCCGTCCTGAGCAAACATCAACACAATTCATTCATTCACTACTCAAAATCAAATAAGCACAATATACTACTTACTAGCAGTGTACCTGAAGGACGAGGCTTCACAACCGGTGGGGCCAATGTGTTACTGCTGTTGTAAAATGGATACAGTTCATATCTGATATTGCATCCAGGAAGCAACACTCTTGCCCCTCGTTTCCCATCACAGTAATTCGGAACATACGCAATGGCGCTGCTAAAACACATCCTGCAATCGAACAAGGACAACTCTGGCGTGCACTGCACTAACCCATAAAGGGTCATCGAACTAGTGAGGTTCACTTCCCCTGTCGCAAATTTCTTATCTGCGGAATTCTTAGCTTTCGTTGCCAGAGAATTCAGCAGTCCCGCAAGCAACTCGTTGAATCGGTCAAGGTTAATGCTAGTCACGCTTTTGGAATCAGAGATGTCCACTCCTGGTATGATGTTGTTGAGGTATTGGTTGGAGTAGCGTACCATGCACACGTCGTACCAGATTATGGCCTCCTTCTCAACCGGGCACCGGCGTTTTAGGTCCGCTGCTGCGGCGGTGACGCAGTCGTGGCACGCGGCGGCGAGGGTGTCTCCGCGGCAGAGGAAGAGGCCCTTGACGGCGTTGGGGGTTTCGCCGGCAATTGTTGTTTTGTAGAATTGGGTGGCTTGAGTGGCGTTGGAAGAAAGGGAAGAAAGGAGGAGGTTGAGGTTGGTTTGGAATATGGTGTTTGTTTGGTTTATGGTAGAGTCTGTGCAGACATGGGAACTGTATATTGGCGTTGCTTTGGttgaaaagaataagaaactaaagaggaagaagaaaactGAGGGAATTGCTAAGTAGTTGGAATGAGGCATCTTGGTGATGCTCGTTTGGAGAAAGATTTGCAATTCGTCAAttgtttttcctattttatgTTTGCAATACTTTGTTTTAGCAGTTTGATCAGGGTAGACAGTGATATGATATCCGTACATAACCAAAGATATCCGTACATAACCAAAGAGAAGGGGTTTGAATAGTAAAATTGTACAAGAACCCGGACGAccgaaaatataaattaataatataacgtAATAAATATGTAGCAAGAAAACACTTATAACTAACGTTGAATGAGTTAAAGACATACTTCGAAGTACACTCCCGTAATATCAGGAAGCTACTACACACGATCTGAGGACTACTACACACGTCTTGGTGAATTAATTATCTGGCACACACAAGTGGAGGCCCAAGTCAACCTATAAGTAAAACTTCTGAAAGGAGAAAATATACGTTTTTTATATCCTGAgagaacaaaacaaaacactAGAACTGACTTAAGCATcagagtgcaatcgcaggtacccttACCGACCGACGGAGCACACACAGGAGAGGCAGAACTTCAAAGAATTTGAAGACTACCAACACGACAACGAATTGTGTATCAAGTGAACACAATTATAAAAGAGTTTCCACATTTACAAACACCTGCAAAACCAAGAGAAGCAAAGTCTATGTCCAATCATTTTAAGTATAGGTGGTGGAAATAATTGTGATGTGAAGACAAATGAGGGTTCGGTTTCGTTGGCAATGACGAAAAATAAAGCATCAATTGTTGAGAAAGATGGCAACGAGAACACTCAGATGTGAACTGAAGTCAAAGACAGTTAAATATCTTAATTAGCGACGGATTGATTGGTTATTTGGTTAACTAACAAGTTTCCACAAGTTTCTTATAAACTTAttgtaaaagagaaaaataaaaaagactaattaattttaaaaggttctttttatagatttttaatttatatagtttatatgtaagttaattttgatttataaaagactgttttaaaaaaaatcagggGAAACTCGTAGATAaatacccaagtcaagtttggCTGCTTACAAATAAATTGACATGGACGATGGTAATCGATTTCATGACTTTATGTGTGGTTATCTTCTTCTATTCTGGATCGTCTCTTTCAACTAGGAGAGTAGAGAATAGTCAAACGACAAACAACtttacatttttgttttttctcgTATGGACAagaatttaagttttttttttcaaaaacaattgtCCAAAAATAActcttattttcatttttgaatGAGATATTTAAATATGTGATCTTATCTTATAATGTCTTCTAATAAATTATCTTgtctttgaaaatatttaataatacatttactaatagaaagaagaaatattttaaaactgtTACCTAATAAATATCTGGAATCCGTAATTTTTTAACATGTGAGAAATATCCTTAAACTTTTGGGAGGAAGTGGTACTGATAACACTCTTTAATTACATctctgaaaaattaaaaagactaattaatttaaaaaggtTCTTTTCAAGTTACATCGAAATGCGAAATTAAGTAGGATATGATCTCtctataatatgattaattctATTCAAATTACATCAGAATACGAAACTCTGTTTGTTAAGATCACTCTGTAGAATTAGAAGCATAGTCCTGTCCTGCTCTCTTTGTTTCAAAACTTTTTCTTTGCGTATCTGCAGAAAGTTGAAAATGATTCTTCTTTCTTGCTCTTTTTTACTTAAGTACCAAATACCCACCACAGCCCAGTCACAGTAATTGAAACAAAAGTTACAGTTCCTATCTCTGATGAGATGCCTCTCTTTCCTGCTTCACCTAAAGACAGAAAAACAGGTCATTAAGTTCAGTGAATTGTAACGTAATACTGCTTCACCTGATACTTTTGTCTATCTAAGCCCACCTCTTGCAGCAAGAATATTTTGACACTCAGGGAGTTCTATTCTACATGCTTTTATTCTGTCTCCTCACTGcacttttcttcttctaattacatgaataaataaataaaccctgtttcaaatatatatatactcatTCGACTTCCATTAAAATATGATTATGAGTTTTTGTATTATCTTAAATAGTAAAATATCTTTTAGGTATTCTTTTACTGTTTGAGTGTGTGTATATATTACAACATTCTTTTACACTTTCTTATTACATCTACCACATTTTCTATAAGTGTGTTTTTTTCCTTGTTAACCTAGTCTGACCTAAACCAGTTATTCGCATGATGTTCCAGTTTAAATTCATAACACTAACAGTTGGAAGAATTTGTAGAATTTGGCATTACCTTTTTTGATAGTAGAATTTGTAGGACTGGGAATTCCTTGAGGTTCCGGGGAATCCATTCTATAGAAAGGATACAGCTCATACCTAAAGTTACAACTTGGATACAAAACTCTTCCTCCTTGGCTTCCAGGACAACACCATGAAAGATCACCAATCACACCACTCAGACAGCTTCTGCAATCTTGGGGTGACAAATCCGGTGTGCACTGAGTGAGACAATAGAGGGTCTGAAACACAGAGATATTAGCTTGTTTTGTGGCGTATAACTTGGCACCATTAGAATTCGCTGCCTCGTCTGCGGTTTCATTCAAGGTGGTGTACAACAAACGCAAGAAGCTTTTTGTGTGGGAAATGTTGGCAGTGTTCCGTAGACGCATTCTGGGCCTTGTGTCCACCGTGGAGAAGAAGTCCCTGTTGGAATATCGAACCAAACATTCGTCATACCAAATGATAGCGCTTTTGGCAAACTTGCATGAATCTGTGTTTTGATTGCCGAGTCTTTGGGTGGCGTTCAGCACACACTGTTGACAGAGCTGAGGGGGCACGTCGCCACGGCAGAGGAAGAGACCGTAGACTGTGTCGGAGGGGCTTCCGCCGGATACGGTGGCGTTGCGAAATTGGGTGTTTGAGGTGGCGTTGGAAGATAGGGAAGACAAGAGGGTGCGGAGGTTGAGTTGGAAAGTGGTGTTGTAGGTGAAGGTTTCGTTGGTTGTACAATTTTGGCGAAGGAAAATAGGGACATCTGATGCGTTGGTAGTGGTAAAGATAAGAAACAGGAAGAAGAGATAAACAGTCATGGCGTGAAGCTGTTACTATTGTATTTAGTTTGTTTTGTAAAAAATGCCTTAGATTGCTGATTCAATCGATAAAATTGACCACAAGTGGCGTTTTACTGTTCTTGATGCAGGGGAAGTCAATGAAGCAAGTCAAGGTTTTCTTCTGTCCTCATCCAGATTTTGTTTTGGGAATACAGCTCTACTAATTATCTTATCTTATTTCTCTTAATGTTTTTGAAAGTTAGTATACAGGGAAGCACCATGCACGActtttgcattttctttttatcatttCACATTTACAATTATTGTGAGATGATACATTGAGAACCTGATACAACCACTAACTAATGATATAAGAAAAAggtatttttatcatttcattcaaaaaattaaatgattttttagttAAGTTTGCTTGACGACATAGACGTTATAGGCATGTACAATACATATTtagttaatgattttttatacaCTTAATAATTATAGTAGTTAACTTTATAATGTA encodes the following:
- the LOC137827539 gene encoding cysteine-rich receptor-like protein kinase 25, translating into MTVYLFFLFLIFTTTNASDVPIFLRQNCTTNETFTYNTTFQLNLRTLLSSLSSNATSNTQFRNATVSGGSPSDTVYGLFLCRGDVPPQLCQQCVLNATQRLGNQNTDSCKFAKSAIIWYDECLVRYSNRDFFSTVDTRPRMRLRNTANISHTKSFLRLLYTTLNETADEAANSNGAKLYATKQANISVFQTLYCLTQCTPDLSPQDCRSCLSGVIGDLSWCCPGSQGGRVLYPSCNFRYELYPFYRMDSPEPQGIPSPTNSTIKKGEAGKRGISSEIGTVTFVSITVTGLWWVFGT
- the LOC137827537 gene encoding putative cysteine-rich receptor-like protein kinase 9, yielding MYGYHITVYPDQTAKTKYCKHKIGKTIDELQIFLQTSITKMPHSNYLAIPSVFFFLFSFLFFSTKATPIYSSHVCTDSTINQTNTIFQTNLNLLLSSLSSNATQATQFYKTTIAGETPNAVKGLFLCRGDTLAAACHDCVTAAAADLKRRCPVEKEAIIWYDVCMVRYSNQYLNNIIPGVDISDSKSVTSINLDRFNELLAGLLNSLATKAKNSADKKFATGEVNLTSSMTLYGLVQCTPELSLFDCRMCFSSAIAYVPNYCDGKRGARVLLPGCNIRYELYPFYNSSNTLAPPVVKPRPSGRSDVEVILTFVIPIVAAMVLFTFGICSVMRKQAKSVIELWKKTNYSEV